CACGAGCTGTACAGTCGGGGCGGCACCACCGTTGAGGAGATCGCCCGAAAATTCGAGCTGACCGGGCGGGCTGTGACGAAGATTTTGGGGAGGCCGCTGGCAGAGCCTTCGAGGCAAATGGCTTTTGATTTTGGGAGTGACTGATGGCGCTTACTGGCAAGCCCGCTCCTCCACGCTATCCACGACCTGCCCGGGACTGGTGCCAGCAGGTGTGGAGCGGGCTTGTCAGTGAATGTCAAAAAGTGGGGTGATGATGGCATAGCCTAGTCCTGCTGTTGATTTGAAAGTGGAAAAATGCCACCTTAAAGTTTTTTATAGATCTCTTTATGGAGGCGTTCATGGTTATTATCATCCCCCAGTACATCAATTTTTCCCATTCCTCCGACCTCTCAATCCCGGAGATCGCCAAGACGCTGACCGCGATGGATCGGATAACCAGAAAGGTGGCCACAGCCAGCACCTTGCTGGAACCGACTTTGGGAGGGGCAACCTGCTCTGTCACGCTTTCACAGCTTCAGTCAGGCAGCCTGCTCACAGACCTGATTTTCAAATTTATGCTGAGTGAAAAGCAGGCCGAACAACTAAAAAGGGATTTCAGTGAAATGCCCACCAAACAGTTTCTTGAGAAACACGGAGTGTTGCTCAAGGTTCTCTTGGGTTTGTGTATTCTGGGGGGCGGATCTGCCGCTTTGAAAGCTGTTTCGCCTGCCGCACCCACCTATCACATCGAACACACCTACAACCATTTTTACGAGACTGGAAAGGGGTTGGGCGTTCCCGAAGAACGTCTCAATCAAGCAGTCAATGTCACGCTGAAGAAAGAAAAACAGGCGGCAGAGGATGCGGTCAGACTGGTAAGCCCTGCCAGGCGCGACCCGAATGGAGCCATAGATTTTGGGTCGTCACTACGCATCCCTCCCGAGGCCTTGTGGGAATTTCCTGAAAAGGTCACATGGGAGCCCACCACTGAGTCAATCGACGGGACAGAGGTTTTGATTCGTGCGACGGATCGGGACAAAACCGATAGCGGGTGGTCGGCCATTGTTCCAGCTTTTTCCGAGAAGCGATTGACGCTGAAAATCGACCCCAGCCTGGACCTGAGTCGCCTTGCCAGCCATGAAAACGTGACCGGCGACATTACAGTAGAGTTCAAAACCAGTGCCAGTGGGCGAAGAAAGCCTGCCGGGTATTTTCTGGCTGATTACCGGGTTGAAAGGGAAAACAAATAGCCCACTACTCCCCCCGCTCCAGTAGGGGTAAACAGCTTTAGAGGGGTTGTGCTCAAAAGCGAACTATAGTTCGCTTTTGCCGCCGACCTGTCAGGCTGTTCCTGAAAAAAACGGAACTCCTTCCTCTTCAATCCTCCCCCCCCATCCCTCTAGGGTCATAGGCACACAGACTATATCTGCCCACTGACTTCTGGAGACATCACCATCATGGACATCAAGCGAGCCATTTCACTCCTAATCATCCACTGTGCCGCCACTCCCAACGGCAAGGATTTTTCCGCCGATACCATCAGATCGTGGCACACCGATCCCCCACCCCGTGGCCGAGGCTGGAGCGATATCGGCTATCACTTTGTCATCCGTCCAGACGGTACGGTTGAGCCGGGACGGTCTCTGGAGCGGGTTGGAGCCCACGCCAAAGGGCATAACAGGCACTCCATCGGTATCTGCATGGTCGGTACGGATCGATTCACCCCAGCCCAGTGGCTTGCTCTGCGGGTGCTTGTGGGAGGGTTGGAGGCGATGCTCGACGATGTGAAGGTAAGGGGACATCGGGATCTGCCAAAAGTGCGCAAGTCGTGCCCTGGCTTTGATGTTTCATCGTGGCTGTCTGGCGGCATGGTGCCGGAGGAACAACATATTCTGGGGGAAAAGTGATGGGGCGCTATTTTCAGGTAGTGCAGTTTGCGATGGCTCTTATGAGCCAGTTGGCGGTGCTGCTGAAGGACCGCAAGATCACCGTGCAGGAGGCGGTGTTTTTGCTTTATTTCGCCGTCCAGCAGGTCGGTATCCAGAAGGTCTCAGTCAAAGTCGGTTTTTTTCGTAGCCTGGCCCGTATTTTTGAGGTCGCTGCCGATGCCATGGAGGATGGCGAGGTCACTCTTGATGAGGGGGTCGATCTGATCCAGCTCGGTGTTGATGAGATCGAGGTGGGTGACGTGGTCCTGCTGGAGCTTGAGGGGTAGGTCATGAGCGGCGACAGCTCACACCACGATCTCCTGATCAGTATCCTGGAGACTCAGGGGAAGGTATTGGAGTCCCAAGGGGAGTTGAAGGGGCGGGTAGATAGTGTGATCAGCCGTCTTGACACAGGCGCTCAAAAGTTCGAGCGGTTTGATTCCCGGATCCGCCTGATGGAGCGACTGTTCGGCGTTGTGACGATCATCGGTGGCGGGTTGGTGATGGGGGTTTGGGAGTGGGTCAAGGCAAAGGTGTCCATCTGATGGCCCACCCCGCCTCCTCCAAGATTTTGGCCCGAAACCTCTACATCCGTGGCAAAAGTTGGTCCTACATTGCCACCGAGACCGGCGTCT
This portion of the Magnetococcales bacterium genome encodes:
- a CDS encoding N-acetylmuramoyl-L-alanine amidase, giving the protein MDIKRAISLLIIHCAATPNGKDFSADTIRSWHTDPPPRGRGWSDIGYHFVIRPDGTVEPGRSLERVGAHAKGHNRHSIGICMVGTDRFTPAQWLALRVLVGGLEAMLDDVKVRGHRDLPKVRKSCPGFDVSSWLSGGMVPEEQHILGEK